From one Pseudomonadota bacterium genomic stretch:
- a CDS encoding carboxypeptidase-like regulatory domain-containing protein: MRQLRVMLTTLVVLTGGAACSSVHTYSGTVVDGSGVPIERVRVEVMRQAPRPFSEPKRLTTTTADDDGRFSIEVPRRSTYLLIGGWEVDAAEAAGGEYPQIALPGSEDD; encoded by the coding sequence ATGCGACAGCTTCGAGTGATGCTCACCACCTTGGTCGTGCTTACGGGCGGTGCCGCCTGCAGCAGCGTCCACACCTACAGCGGCACCGTCGTCGACGGGTCGGGCGTGCCGATCGAGCGCGTGCGGGTGGAGGTGATGCGCCAGGCGCCCAGGCCCTTCTCCGAGCCGAAGCGTCTCACCACCACGACAGCCGATGATGACGGACGTTTCTCCATCGAGGTGCCTCGTCGCTCGACCTACCTACTGATCGGTGGCTGGGAGGTCGACGCGGCGGAAGCGGCCGGCGGCGAGTACCCGCAGATCGCCCTGCCGGGATCGGAGGACGATTAG